The following proteins are co-located in the Elusimicrobiaceae bacterium genome:
- a CDS encoding DUF2207 domain-containing protein: protein MKKIILFLLLLLLSSGLFAQERIVFMKSQAHVRLDGSVDIIEEIVINAEHQKIRRGLYRDIPLKRGEGIEVQGLEMDWKKHPYFKEHIPNGLRINFGNDNLIEKGQHLYRFSYKIKGMIKPFGKYDELYWNATGNDWDFSIDQAVAEVFLPQGVKALEDKISVYTGIYGSKESDVKRGGLWFWRNKPLQPHQGMTLAIPFEKGHVQFSRWQQFISFCYNHSVLLLFLVLMLMGTYGYLVWIYVGKDPAARIVRRFDPPAGVSAAFVQYLSKMEYDINTFSTTLISLIMKGALTARQDSNRDLTLIKNAFSLEQLSAEEQVVYEGLPSQKTITGKYDPEILSLSKSLKKNLKEQTGKEYFSKNQLWVWPLYLISFLYFGWWLFLYQMDPQVFGAMILFAILLCSIGNMFLKMKSLLSKFILIINILVILIFFYTVIGNKELLFVAFLLMAVSVFFTHIMKAYTQKGRAIMNEVEGFKEYLTIGEKGRVKVSDPTDSRKIFCDYLPYAVALEVENKWVESFEQILSEAEMKETLQSRGFVSTVSITSALSCMSSSVSSSCTHPRSSGGSGSGGGGCSGGGSGGGGGGGR, encoded by the coding sequence ATGAAAAAAATTATTTTATTCCTTCTTTTGTTATTGCTTTCTTCGGGGTTGTTCGCTCAAGAGAGAATTGTTTTTATGAAGTCGCAGGCGCATGTGCGCTTGGACGGAAGTGTTGATATTATAGAAGAAATCGTCATTAATGCCGAGCACCAAAAAATTCGTCGCGGTTTGTATAGGGATATTCCTTTGAAAAGAGGGGAAGGTATAGAGGTGCAAGGGTTGGAAATGGATTGGAAGAAACATCCATATTTTAAAGAACATATTCCCAATGGTCTTCGCATTAATTTTGGAAATGATAACCTTATTGAAAAAGGCCAGCATTTGTATCGTTTTTCTTACAAGATAAAAGGCATGATAAAGCCTTTTGGGAAATACGATGAATTGTATTGGAATGCCACCGGTAATGATTGGGATTTTAGCATAGACCAGGCTGTGGCGGAAGTGTTTTTGCCACAAGGAGTCAAAGCACTTGAGGATAAGATTTCCGTTTATACCGGTATTTACGGTTCTAAAGAAAGTGATGTCAAAAGAGGGGGCCTTTGGTTCTGGAGGAATAAACCTTTGCAACCTCATCAAGGTATGACGTTGGCCATTCCGTTTGAAAAGGGGCATGTCCAATTTTCTCGATGGCAACAATTTATTTCTTTTTGTTATAACCATTCTGTTTTGCTGCTATTTTTGGTCTTGATGCTTATGGGAACATACGGCTATTTAGTCTGGATCTATGTGGGCAAAGACCCCGCTGCTCGGATTGTTCGCCGTTTTGATCCTCCAGCAGGTGTGTCTGCGGCATTTGTCCAATATTTAAGCAAGATGGAGTATGATATAAATACGTTTTCTACAACGTTGATATCTTTGATCATGAAAGGTGCGTTAACTGCCCGGCAGGATAGCAATCGAGATTTGACACTTATCAAAAATGCCTTTTCTCTTGAACAATTAAGTGCAGAAGAACAAGTGGTTTATGAGGGGTTGCCTTCGCAAAAGACCATTACGGGTAAGTATGACCCAGAAATTTTGTCCTTGTCTAAAAGTTTGAAGAAAAACTTAAAAGAGCAAACCGGCAAAGAATATTTTTCTAAAAATCAATTGTGGGTGTGGCCTCTTTATCTGATATCCTTTTTATATTTTGGATGGTGGTTATTCTTATATCAAATGGATCCTCAAGTCTTTGGGGCAATGATTTTGTTTGCTATATTATTATGCTCAATTGGTAATATGTTTTTAAAAATGAAATCCTTGTTGTCGAAATTTATTCTCATTATAAATATCCTTGTCATTTTAATCTTTTTTTATACGGTAATCGGAAATAAAGAATTGTTGTTTGTCGCCTTTCTGCTGATGGCTGTGTCTGTCTTTTTTACCCATATTATGAAAGCCTATACCCAAAAGGGGCGCGCCATTATGAATGAAGTGGAGGGTTTTAAAGAGTATTTGACCATTGGGGAGAAAGGACGTGTGAAAGTGTCAGACCCAACCGATAGTCGAAAAATCTTTTGCGATTACTTGCCATATGCAGTAGCATTGGAAGTAGAAAATAAATGGGTGGAGTCTTTTGAGCAGATATTATCCGAAGCGGAAATGAAAGAAACCCTCCAATCACGCGGTTTTGTATCAACTGTTTCTATAACTTCTGCGCTTTCTTGCATGTCATCTTCCGTCAGCAGTTCCTGCACTCATCCGCGTTCTTCCGGCGGTAGCGGTAGTGGTGGCGGCGGTTGCAGTGGTGGTGGCAGCGGTGGCGGTGGCGGCGGCGGCCGGTAG
- a CDS encoding inorganic diphosphatase, which yields MYTNFNPWHHVSPGNKETLPSIVNGIIEIPKGTRAKYELDKESGLLRLDRVLYSSVYYPANYGFIPRTYGEDKDPLDILILSQTEMVPMCIVPARIIGVMRMLDNGEADDKIIAVAQGDPNVSHYKGIEELPEHLLVEIMSFFEDYKKLENKSVVVEKIFDKETAIKILQEAFVAYEEKFVKYSNFSHYCGQ from the coding sequence ATGTATACAAATTTTAACCCATGGCATCACGTTTCACCCGGCAATAAAGAAACTTTGCCCAGCATTGTTAACGGTATTATTGAAATCCCCAAAGGCACGCGCGCCAAATATGAATTAGATAAAGAAAGCGGTCTTTTACGTTTAGACCGCGTGCTTTATTCTTCTGTTTATTATCCGGCCAATTATGGTTTTATTCCGCGCACTTACGGTGAAGACAAAGATCCTTTGGATATTTTGATTCTTTCCCAAACTGAAATGGTGCCCATGTGTATCGTACCTGCGCGTATCATTGGCGTAATGCGCATGTTAGACAATGGTGAAGCAGACGACAAAATTATCGCCGTTGCGCAAGGTGACCCCAACGTCAGCCATTATAAGGGAATTGAAGAACTGCCGGAGCATTTGTTGGTAGAAATTATGAGTTTCTTTGAGGATTATAAAAAATTGGAAAACAAAAGCGTAGTAGTAGAGAAAATTTTTGACAAAGAAACCGCTATCAAAATCTTACAGGAAGCATTCGTAGCCTATGAAGAAAAATTCGTAAAGTACAGCAATTTTTCTCATTACTGCGGACAATAA
- a CDS encoding alpha/beta hydrolase has translation MIITIFFIVAILLLVIYWTARISKGYKTEIRYTPQDYQLKSQTVSLTTSDHVNLESWFIKASNSNKTIILVHGFGMNKGEVLKRTYFLAKYYNLFYLDCRGAGESTGRSEVGLQESKDIQAAVEYLQKTHPDLSQEIALYGISMGSAAVSHYTATYGGIKCLVLESSYFSFKNVAKRWMWKHAKVPYFPVVSSMISWKEHQLGQKVESFALQQTASKITCPVLLIQGGKDKLTPVSKAQKTYNLLTGPKELWVVPQAGHLSCYKIDEAAYMDKITHFFQKYF, from the coding sequence ATGATCATAACCATTTTCTTTATTGTAGCCATTTTGCTACTTGTAATATATTGGACCGCCAGAATTTCTAAGGGTTATAAAACAGAAATTCGTTATACCCCCCAAGACTACCAATTGAAATCTCAAACCGTTTCTTTGACCACTTCAGATCATGTTAACTTGGAAAGTTGGTTTATTAAAGCTTCCAACAGCAATAAAACAATCATTTTGGTGCATGGCTTTGGTATGAATAAAGGTGAGGTCTTAAAACGCACTTATTTTTTGGCTAAATATTACAATTTGTTTTACTTGGATTGTCGCGGAGCCGGAGAAAGCACCGGACGTAGCGAAGTGGGATTACAAGAAAGCAAAGATATTCAAGCCGCCGTTGAATATCTCCAAAAAACACATCCGGATTTATCTCAAGAAATTGCACTATACGGTATTAGCATGGGATCTGCGGCGGTTTCGCACTATACGGCCACCTATGGCGGTATTAAATGCTTGGTGTTAGAATCTTCTTATTTTTCTTTCAAAAATGTAGCCAAACGCTGGATGTGGAAACACGCCAAAGTGCCATATTTTCCGGTGGTTTCTTCTATGATTTCTTGGAAAGAACACCAATTGGGACAAAAGGTAGAAAGTTTTGCTTTGCAACAAACTGCCTCTAAAATTACTTGTCCCGTTCTGCTGATACAGGGGGGGAAGGACAAGCTGACCCCCGTTTCAAAAGCCCAGAAAACATATAATTTGCTTACCGGTCCCAAAGAACTATGGGTAGTTCCACAAGCCGGCCATTTGTCTTGTTATAAAATAGACGAAGCGGCTTACATGGATAAAATAACCCATTTTTTTCAGAAGTATTTCTAA